From the genome of Eucalyptus grandis isolate ANBG69807.140 chromosome 2, ASM1654582v1, whole genome shotgun sequence, one region includes:
- the LOC104432357 gene encoding gibberellin receptor GID1C, giving the protein MAGSNGVGLSESKMVVPLNMWVLISNFKLKYNLLRRPDGTFDRHLAEFLDRKVPANANPVDGIFSFDVIIDRTMNLLCRIYRPAFTEEPQPSLIDLEKPVDAEFVPVIVFFHGGSFAHSSANSAIYDTLCRRLVGICKAIVVSVNYRRAPENRYPCAYDDGWLALKWVSSRSWLQSKIDSKVHIFLAGDSSGGNIVHSVALRAAEAEIEVSGNILLNPMFGGEERTESEKKLDGKYFVGIRERDWYWRAFLPEGENRDHPACNPFGPRGKSLEGIKFPKSLVVVAGLDLIQDWQLAYAKGLEKAGQEVKLLFLEQATIGFYLLPNNNHFYTVMNEISSFVNPNGK; this is encoded by the exons ATGGCTGGGAGCAATGGAGTCGGTCTCAGTGAATCGAAG ATGGTTGTTCCTCTGAATATGTGGGTCCTAATTTCCAATTTCAAGTTGAAGTACAATCTTCTCCGTCGCCCTGATGGAACTTTTGACCGCCATCTAGCAGAGTTCCTTGATCGGAAGGTTCCGGCAAATGCGAACCCTGTTGATGGCATCTTCTCCTTTGATGTTATAATTGATCGCACGATGAACCTCCTTTGCCGGATTTACCGCCCGGCCTTTACTGAGGAACCTCAGCCAAGTTTAATTGATCTCGAGAAGCCTGTGGACGCTGAATTTGTTCCAGTCATTGTTTTTTTCCATGGGGGAAGTTTCGCACATTCATCTGCTAACAGTGCCATATATGATACTTTATGCCGAAGATTAGTAGGCATTTGCAAGGCCATCGTAGTTTCTGTGAACTATCGCCGTGCACCCGAGAATCGATATCCTTGTGCCTATGATGATGGGTGGTTGGCTCTCAAATGGGTGAGCTCCAGATCTTGGCTCCAAAGTAAAATTGATTCGAAAGTGCACATATTTTTGGCTGGCGACAGCTCTGGTGGAAACATAGTTCACAGTGTTGCTCTAAGAGCTGCTGAAGCTGAAATAGAAGTGTCAGGAAACATACTGCTCAATCCAATGTTTGGTGGAGAGGAGAGAACTGAGTCTGAGAAAAAATTAGATGGGAAATATTTTGTTGGCATACGAGAACGAGACTGGTACTGGAGAGCCTTCTTACCTGAAGGTGAGAATCGGGATCATCCTGCATGCAACCCATTTGGTCCCCGAGGGAAAAGTCTGGAAGGGATTAAGTTTCCCAAGAGTCTCGTTGTTGTGGCTGGTTTGGACTTAATTCAGGATTGGCAGTTAGCTTATGCTAAAGGGCTAGAGAAGGCCGGCCAGGAGGTGAAGCTACTGTTTTTGGAGCAGGCAACAATTGGATTCTACTTGCTGCCAAACAACAACCATTTCTACACAGTGATGAATGAAATCAGTAGCTTTGTGAATCCCAATGGCAAATAG
- the LOC104432359 gene encoding protein CROWDED NUCLEI 2, giving the protein MAKKKVHHHPHPHPHDTHEEEDHSPPSEDTHHHPHQPHHPTKAMDHDDDNPSSEKLQSLKSLNAILLRETSDRRHEVESLERAKKALESELARFGGEKAALEAELGRAGREGVGAALEKAVVCAFLETQMAEVGARVAGLVQRRDAEVEGLRARVSELVGSLERERAVLGDVRGERDSLKAECAGLVEKAGLLKESLSEVEKVRRNLEGSFERLKLQNEKLVREKEEGERAVEAAMMERDSAENSLAQAGVEAGELKSRVEELGRVNKDLEMEKDGRQVKIDELEKEMAVLNEVEVSLRREEGKLRERVSELENKCDVGVEKEKEMVGQINVLIEEKRGKDEKIEELKEKINSVERLLKVAEKELEEKDRLMEGIVRKKIEIEEANYCKQNEIAGLLREVGELKKENTGLEFSLRDQEDKNKGLLCELGSCREACDRVTLERNNVQKALDEEKQNASNLRSVVSVMKSRVDETVEELGHIRTERDELISKNKNIQSKFDLSEKEKELLEKKVLDAERTIEDLEAKIESASIKLERTLAILKRTAALVNEVKDGTYGKEEAIEEQKLEEDFQPFAREYEAIKSAFLTKESLVEDLKQQIELLQDSAAQAHKQKGFWTLLSSATTLFAAASVAYFARGR; this is encoded by the coding sequence ATGGCCAAGAAGAAGGTGCaccaccacccccacccccacccgcACGACACCCACGAGGAAGAAGACCACTCTCCGCCTAGCGAGGACAcccaccaccacccccaccaACCCCACCACCCCACCAAGGCCATGGACCATGACGACGACAACCCTTCGTCGGAGAAGCTCCAGAGCCTCAAGTCCCTCAACGCCATTCTCCTCCGGGAGACCTCCGACCGGCGGCACGAGGTCGAGTCCCTGGAGCGCGCCAAGAAGGCCCTGGAGAGCGAGCTGGCGAGGTTCGGCGGCGAGAAGGCGGCCCTGGAAGCCGAGCTGGGCCGCGCGGGCCGGGAGGGCGTCGGGGCGGCGCTCGAGAAGGCCGTCGTTTGCGCTTTCCTGGAGACCCAGATGGCCGAGGTCGGCGCTCGGGTGGCGGGGTTGGTGCAGCGGAGGGACGCGGAGGTGGAGGGGCTGAGGGCGAGGGTGAGCGAGCTCGTGGGTAGCCTCGAGAGGGAGAGGGCGGTTCTGGGGGACGTGCGCGGCGAGAGGGATTCGCTGAAGGCGGAGTGCGCGGGCTTGGTGGAGAAGGCGGGCCTGCTGAAGGAGAGCCTGAGTGAGGTGGAGAAGGTGAGGAGGAATCTGGAAGGGAGTTTCGAGAGGCTGAAGTTGCAGAATGAGAAGCTGGTCAGGGAGAAAGAGGAAGGGGAGAGAGCCGTCGAGGCGGCAATGATGGAGAGAGATTCCGCCGAGAATAGTTTGGCGCAGGCCGGGGTCGAGGCCGGTGAGCTGAAGAGTAGAGTCGAGGAACTTGGGAGGGTCAATAAGGATTTGGAGATGGAGAAAGATGGGCGGCAAGTGAAGATAGATGAATTGGAGAAGGAAATGGCTGTGTTGAATGAGGTTGAGGTGAGTTTGAGAAGAGAGGAGGGAAAGCTGAGAGAAAGGGTCTCCGAATTGGAGAACAAATGCGATGTGGgggttgaaaaggaaaaggagatggTAGGGCAGATTAATGTTTTGATTGAGGAGAAGCGGGGAAAGGATGAGAAGATCGAGGAGctgaaagaaaagataaattcGGTGGAGAGACTATTGAAGGTGGCCGAGAAAGAATTGGAGGAGAAGGACCGGCTTATGGAGGGGATAGTTCGGAAGAAAATTGAGATCGAAGAGGCGAACTATTGTAAGCAGAATGAGATTGCTGGGTTGCTTAGAGAGGTTGGTGAGCTGAAGAAGGAGAATACTGGATTAGAATTTTCACTTCGAGATCAAGAGGACAAGAATAAGGGTCTGCTGTGTGAACTTGGCTCTTGTAGAGAAGCTTGTGATCGAGTCACTCTCGAGAGGAACAATGTCCAGAAGGCTCTGGACGAGGAGAAACAGAATGCCTCGAATTTGAGGTCTGTGGTTTCTGTAATGAAGAGCAGAGTTGACGAAACCGTGGAGGAGTTGGGTCACATCAGGACCGAGAGAGATGAATTGATCTCCAAGAACAAGAATATTCAAAGCAAATTCGACTTGtctgagaaagagaaggaattgCTTGAGAAGAAGGTCTTAGATGCAGAGCGAACTATTGAGGACTTGGAGGCAAAAATCGAATCTGCCAGTATCAAGTTGGAGAGAACTTTGGCCATCTTGAAGAGAACTGCAGCTCTTGTGAATGAGGTCAAGGACGGGACTTATGGTAAAGAAGAGGCGATTGAAGAACAGAAGCTCGAGGAAGATTTTcaaccattcgcgagagaataTGAAGCCATCAAGAGTGCTTTCCTGACCAAAGAGTCCCTGGTGGAAGACCTAAAGCAGCAGATTGAGTTGCTGCAAGACTCTGCAGCCCAGGCACATAAGCAGAAGGGCTTTTGGACGTTGCTTTCCTCGGCAACCACGTTGTTCGCTGCAGCATCAGTCGCGTACTTTGCCAGGGGACGATAA